In the Harmonia axyridis chromosome 3, icHarAxyr1.1, whole genome shotgun sequence genome, one interval contains:
- the LOC123675014 gene encoding 60S ribosomal protein L27-like, with translation MGKIMKSGKVVLILGGRYAGRKAVIVKNYDDGTSEKQYGHALVAGIDRYPRKVHSRMGKGKIHKRSKIKAFVKVINYNHIMPTRYSVDLTSDLKVTPKDLKDPMKRKKVRFQTRVKFEERYKQGKNKWFFQKLRF, from the coding sequence atgggtaaaataatgaaatctggTAAAGTCGTACTGATCCTTGGAGGTCGTTACGCGGGAAGGAAAGCCGTTATCGTTAAAAACTATGATGATGGAACTTCCGAAAAACAATACGGACATGCACTAGTTGCAGGTATTGACAGATATCCCAGAAAGGTACACAGCAGAATGGGAAAAGGAAAAATTCACAAGAGGTCCAAAATAAAGGCTTTCGTCAAGGTCATAAATTACAATCACATCATGCCAACTAGGTACAGTGTTGATTTGACCTCTGACCTTAAAGTTACACCTAAGGACCTTAAAGATCCAATGAAGAGGAAGAAGGTGCGATTCCAAACTAGAGTCAAGTTTGAAGAACGATACAAACAAGGAAAGAACAAATGGTTCTTCCAAAAATTAAGATTCTAA